Proteins co-encoded in one Nicotiana sylvestris chromosome 7, ASM39365v2, whole genome shotgun sequence genomic window:
- the LOC104231266 gene encoding putative cyclin-D7-1, whose protein sequence is MESLLCDEVWLMSPEDHDVHVNNEEEGDTSFFYSTKEECEQAFGILLEKEMSYMPKPDYVKRIKENCFIENARFKAIYWLIKCQRRWNLSNETIFGAASYLDRFISLNKCQGWRYWMFELLSIACLSVASKFHETNPPQLLELQMEGVEHLYESKMIKRMELTLLEALGWRLSCTTPYSYIELLQWNIKSLKIQDFTSRVKDLLLGVLLDAKFLEFRPCVIAQSAVNCACEDFSPLIDDYFNNFSRLFPQDQKDDLTKCQKMMNKQLLVEEFQEMVTYGGFYYGPSSPVTVLTMEQHELCDCQLLHHCYCSLFNIPQGDINFISNVKKRKRDQQDVF, encoded by the exons ATGGAGAGTTTGCTATGTGATGAAGTTTGGCTCATGAGCCCTGAAGATCATGACGTGCATGTAAATaatgaagaagaaggagataCTAGTTTTTTCTACTCAACCAAAGAAGAATGCGAACAAGCTTTTGGGATATTATTAGAGAAGGAGATGAGTTACATGCCTAAACCAGATTATGTGAAGCGAATAAAAGAAAACTGTTTTATTGAGAATGCTAGGTTCAAAGCTATTTACTGGCTTATTAAG TGTCAAAGGAGGTGGAATTTATCTAATGAAACTATATTTGGTGCTGCAAGTTACCTTGATCGGTTTATCTCTTTAAATAAGTGCCAG GGATGGAGATACTGGATGTTTGAGTTACTTTCAATTGCTTGTTTGTCTGTGGCATCCAAATTCCATGAAACAAACCCTCCTCAATTGCTTGAATTACAG ATGGAAGGTGTTGAACATTTGTATGAATCAAAAATGATCAAACGTATGGAGTTGACATTGTTGGAGGCTTTAGGATGGAGATTAAGTTGTACAACACCATATTCATACATTGAATTGCTTCAGTGGAATATCAAGTCCCTCAAAATTCAAGATTTTACTTCCCGTGTCAAGGACCTACTTCTTGGAGTTCTTTTAG ATGCTAAATTCTTGGAGTTCAGACCTTGTGTCATTGCACAATCTGCTGTTAACTGCGCTTGTGAAGATTTCTCTCCGTTAATAGATGACTATTTCAACAATTTTTCTAGACTCTTCCCTCAAGATCAAAAG GATGATCTAACAAAGTGTCAAAAAATGATGAATAAACAACTCTTGGTAGAGGAATTTCAAGAAATGGTGACATATGGAGGTTTTTATTATGGCCCTTCAAGTCCAGTAACTGTATTGACAATGGAACAGCATGAGTTGTGTGATTGCCAACTTCTTCATCATTGCTATTGCTCTCTCTTCAACATTCCTCAAGGGGACATCAATTTCATATCAAATGTTAAAAAACGTAAGAGGGATCAACAAGATGTCTTCTAA
- the LOC104231264 gene encoding uncharacterized protein isoform X1 — protein sequence MLRIGAKLFRAATIGGSLFGSSQLPPPRFFSVNNNNVNTSSFKTNPVALQMINYALSLARSQKSDESYAQAQLVLEQCHSAQLDESAKGLVLIAMSTLFSERGNFGEAIEKLQKVQDLGLSSLAVKVAASEALAGLYLESHQDDHSSATAEICLQLLETIRLEIGGGGSEFLEARAKALKGLVELVRGNVESAQTFFEGAQGDKGCFGNVALSYGEFLHCKRDFQTARELYQKAMQDVSESKDFTDSQSLSACNMNLEESLLGATCSLGQLEAHLGNFDDAEEILTAALKKAEEGFGNYHPKVGIILTCIALMYRHKAAMERSSSLLIQEGLYRRAIEVLKAPPLEIEGVEAKLSRRDILALARGGYAETLIVQQNRKAEGEKMKQWAEKAWTNRRLSLAEALEPSESSTKVAVIDTRISRVL from the exons ATGCTTAGAATCGGAGCTAAGCTCTTTAGAGCTGCAACAATTGGTGGCTCTCTTTTCGGGTCATCGCAACTGCCACCGCCAAGATTCTTCTCTGTTAACAACAACAATGTTAACACTAGTAGTTTTAAGACCAACCCAGTTGCTCTTCAGATGATCAATTACGCTCTTTCCCTTGCCCGTTCCCAAAAATCAG ATGAATCATATGCACAAGCTCAATTGGTACTTGAGCAGTGCCACTCAGCTCAGCTGGATGAGAGTGCTAAAGGATTGGTTTTGATCGCCATGTCAACCTTATTTTCTGAAAG AGGAAATTTTGGTGAAGCCATTGAGAAGCTCCAGAAAGTTCAAGATTTAGGCTTGTCATCTTTAGCTGTTAAAG TTGCCGCTTCTGAAGCACTTGCTGGGCTTTATTTAGAATCGCATCAA GATGATCATTCATCGGCAACTGCAGAGATATGCTTGCAACTGCTGGAAACCATAAGGCTAGAGATTGGTGGTGGCGGATCTGAGTTTTTGGAAGCTCGTGCAAAAGCATTGAAGGGGCTTGTGGAGTTGGTCCGTGGTAACGTTGAATCAG CTCAGACATTCTTTGAAGGAGCTCAGGGTGATAAAGGTTGCTTTG GCAACGTTGCACTATCTTATGGTGAATTCCTTCATTGTAAGCGGGATTTCCAAACGGCGAGGGAGTTATATCAAAAGGCAATGCAGGATGTATCAGAAAGTAAAGATTTTACCGACTCACAGTCCTTATCAGCTTGTAACATGAATTTGGAGGAGTCGTTATTAGGGGCTACTTGTTCTTTAGGACAGCTTGAGGCTCATTTGGG GAATTTTGATGATGCTGAGGAAATACTGACTGCAGCACTGAAGAAAGCAGAAGAGGGTTTTG GTAATTATCATCCAAAGGTGGGTATTATTTTGACCTGCATAGCTCTCATGTATCGGCATAAAGCAGCCATGGAACGGTCAAGCTCTCTTTTGATTCAAGAG GGGCTCTATAGAAGAGCAATTGAAGTGCTCAAAGCTCCACCCTTGGAAATAGAAG GTGTTGAAGCAAAACTGTCCAGAAGGGACATACTTGCCCTTGCAAGAG GTGGGTATGCTGAGACGCTTATCGTGCAACAAAATAGAAAGGCAGAAGGTGAAAAAATGAAGCAGTGGGCTGAAAAGGCTTGGACAAATCGCAGATTGTCACTCGCCGAGGCACTAGAGCCATCCGAGTCATCGACCAAGGTGGCTGTCATAGATACTCGAATCAGCCGGGTCCTGTAG
- the LOC104231264 gene encoding uncharacterized protein isoform X2, with amino-acid sequence MLRIGAKLFRAATIGGSLFGSSQLPPPRFFSVNNNNVNTSSFKTNPVALQMINYALSLARSQKSDESYAQAQLVLEQCHSAQLDESAKGLVLIAMSTLFSERGNFGEAIEKLQKVQDLGLSSLAVKVAASEALAGLYLESHQDDHSSATAEICLQLLETIRLEIGGGGSEFLEARAKALKGLVELVRGNVESAQTFFEGAQGDKGCFGNVALSYGEFLHCKRDFQTARELYQKAMQDVSESKDFTDSQSLSACNMNLEESLLGATCSLGQLEAHLGNFDDAEEILTAALKKAEEGNYHPKVGIILTCIALMYRHKAAMERSSSLLIQEGLYRRAIEVLKAPPLEIEGVEAKLSRRDILALARGGYAETLIVQQNRKAEGEKMKQWAEKAWTNRRLSLAEALEPSESSTKVAVIDTRISRVL; translated from the exons ATGCTTAGAATCGGAGCTAAGCTCTTTAGAGCTGCAACAATTGGTGGCTCTCTTTTCGGGTCATCGCAACTGCCACCGCCAAGATTCTTCTCTGTTAACAACAACAATGTTAACACTAGTAGTTTTAAGACCAACCCAGTTGCTCTTCAGATGATCAATTACGCTCTTTCCCTTGCCCGTTCCCAAAAATCAG ATGAATCATATGCACAAGCTCAATTGGTACTTGAGCAGTGCCACTCAGCTCAGCTGGATGAGAGTGCTAAAGGATTGGTTTTGATCGCCATGTCAACCTTATTTTCTGAAAG AGGAAATTTTGGTGAAGCCATTGAGAAGCTCCAGAAAGTTCAAGATTTAGGCTTGTCATCTTTAGCTGTTAAAG TTGCCGCTTCTGAAGCACTTGCTGGGCTTTATTTAGAATCGCATCAA GATGATCATTCATCGGCAACTGCAGAGATATGCTTGCAACTGCTGGAAACCATAAGGCTAGAGATTGGTGGTGGCGGATCTGAGTTTTTGGAAGCTCGTGCAAAAGCATTGAAGGGGCTTGTGGAGTTGGTCCGTGGTAACGTTGAATCAG CTCAGACATTCTTTGAAGGAGCTCAGGGTGATAAAGGTTGCTTTG GCAACGTTGCACTATCTTATGGTGAATTCCTTCATTGTAAGCGGGATTTCCAAACGGCGAGGGAGTTATATCAAAAGGCAATGCAGGATGTATCAGAAAGTAAAGATTTTACCGACTCACAGTCCTTATCAGCTTGTAACATGAATTTGGAGGAGTCGTTATTAGGGGCTACTTGTTCTTTAGGACAGCTTGAGGCTCATTTGGG GAATTTTGATGATGCTGAGGAAATACTGACTGCAGCACTGAAGAAAGCAGAAGAGG GTAATTATCATCCAAAGGTGGGTATTATTTTGACCTGCATAGCTCTCATGTATCGGCATAAAGCAGCCATGGAACGGTCAAGCTCTCTTTTGATTCAAGAG GGGCTCTATAGAAGAGCAATTGAAGTGCTCAAAGCTCCACCCTTGGAAATAGAAG GTGTTGAAGCAAAACTGTCCAGAAGGGACATACTTGCCCTTGCAAGAG GTGGGTATGCTGAGACGCTTATCGTGCAACAAAATAGAAAGGCAGAAGGTGAAAAAATGAAGCAGTGGGCTGAAAAGGCTTGGACAAATCGCAGATTGTCACTCGCCGAGGCACTAGAGCCATCCGAGTCATCGACCAAGGTGGCTGTCATAGATACTCGAATCAGCCGGGTCCTGTAG
- the LOC104231265 gene encoding light-harvesting complex-like protein OHP1, chloroplastic, with protein sequence MAATTSPALSSSFLSTAIPATHSQNQLFFLPLNPNLKITKRSSFKIQAAKLPAGVELPKEVPKLSRPFLGFTRTAEIWNSRACMIGLIGTFIVELIFNKGILQMIGVDIGKGLDIPL encoded by the exons ATGGCTGCTACTACTTCACCTGCACTCTCATCTTCCTTCCTCTCAACAGCAATCCCTGCAACTCATTCTCAGAATCAGCTATTCTTTCTCCCCCTTAATCCCAACTTGAAAATCACCAAAAGGTCCTCCTTCAAGATTCAGGCTGCAAAACTTCCTGCCGGA GTGGAGTTGCCAAAGGAAGTACCAAAATTGAGCAGACCATTTCTGGGATTTACAAGGACAGCAGAGATATGGAATTCTAGAGCTTGTATGATTGGTCTTATTGGGACATTCATTGTGGAACTG ATTTTCAACAAGGGAATTCTTCAAATGATTGGCGTAGATATTGGAAAAGGCCTTGATATTCCACTCTAA